CCCATCTCCAGCCGGGCCCGCAGCTCGCGCAGGCGCAGCTCCAGCGAGCCGGTCGGCGCGGCGTGCAGGGCGGTGATCAGCTCCGCGGGCGCCGAGGCCATCAGGCCCGCCAGGAAGCCCGCGTTGGGGTCGCCCGGGTCGACACGCGGGACGGGCAGCGCGAGCGCCGTGGCGACCGGCTGCACGGGCTTGACCAGGGTGGCCGGGGCACTCGGCGGGAGCGCCGGGGTCCCGTTCGTCCCGTTCGCCGACGCGCGCTTCTTCGCCCGTACGGGAACCGCCCGCGCCCCGAGCCGCGACACGTCCCCGTCCAGCCGTCCGAACAACTCCGTGTCGGTGACCTTCAGTTCGGGTCCGAACAGGGTCGACAGGGCCGGGCGCGCCCGGCCCGTCTGCAGGGAGACGACCTCGCGCAGGACGCCCGTCAGCTGCTCGGCCATCTCCTGTGCGGAGGCGAACCGGCGGGCCGGGTCGGGGTCGGTGGCGCGCACGAGGAGCCGGTAGAAGGACTCGTACTGGCGGAAGACCTCGATGTTGTCCGGGTCGGGCAGGGAGTCCACGAACACGTTCGTGTAGCCCTGGAAGTCGAAGGTGAGGACGGCGAGGGTGCGGGCGACCGTGTAGAGGTCGGAGGCGACCGACGGGCCGACCTCGGCGACCTCGGGCGCCTGGTAGCCCACCGTGCCGTAGATGGCCGACTCGTCGTCGTCCATCCTGCGCACCGCGCCCATGTCGATCAGCTTGAGCTGGTCCTCGGTCTGGATCGCGTTGTCGACCTTGAAGTCGCAGTACAGCAGGTTGCGGCTGTGCAGGTGCCCGAGCGCTTCGAGGGCCTCGATGCCGTACGCGCACGCCTGCTCGACCGGCAGCGGGTCCCGCTTCCCGGCGGGCGTACGGCGGTCGTTGGCGATCTCCTTGAGGGACTTGCCGCCGACGTACTCCATGACGATGTATCCGTCGAGGGAGCCGGTGCGCTGGTCGAGGTGCTCGACGAAGTTGTAGATCCGGACGATGTTGGAGTGCTCGATCTCCGCGAGGAAGCGCCGCTCGGAGATCGCGGCCGCCATCGCGTCCTGGTCGCCCGTGTCGAGGAGACCCTTGAGGACGACCCAGCGGTCGGACACGGCCCGGTCCACGGCGAGGTAGACCCAGCCGAGGCCGCCGTGCGCCAGACAGCCCACGACCTCGTACTGGCCGTGCACGATGTCGCCGGTGCCCAGCTTCGGCACGAACGAGTAAGGGTGGCCGCACTTGGTGCAGAACCCCTCGGTGCGCCCGGTCCGCTCACCGCGCGAACGCCCCACCGGCGCCCCGCAGTCGGAGCGCGAGCAGAACCGCTTGCGCTCGGGCACCTCCGGGTTCTCCTGGACCATCCCGCGCGGGTCGGGCCGCGGCACGTCCGGTACCTGCACGAGCCCGACGCCGAGCCGGCTGCGCCCCGAGGTGCCGGAGGCCGTGCCGGAGCTGCGCACGGACACCGAACGGCCCGTGGACGAGCCCGACAGCGAGCGCGACAGACGTCCCGAGACCGAGCGCCGGGACTGCGAGGACCGCGACGAGGCCCGCGAGCTGGCGCGTGAACTGCTGCGCGCGCTGCTGCTGTTCGACCCGCGCGAACCCTTGCCGCCCGCGGTGATCCCGGTGGGCGGCGAACTCAGGCTCCCGTTGGCCGAGACGACCGGTGCCAGACCGCACGTGTCGCAGTACAGCTCGCCGCCGCCCACGTCCTCGTACGACCCCTCGCAACCGGGCCGCTGGCACTTCTTCTGCTGCTGACCGACAGGCAGCTGACTCACACTCCATCACCTCTCACGCTCACGCGTCCGGCCCCCTCCGGTCCGTGGGCC
Above is a genomic segment from Streptomyces sp. R21 containing:
- a CDS encoding tetratricopeptide repeat protein; translated protein: MSQLPVGQQQKKCQRPGCEGSYEDVGGGELYCDTCGLAPVVSANGSLSSPPTGITAGGKGSRGSNSSSARSSSRASSRASSRSSQSRRSVSGRLSRSLSGSSTGRSVSVRSSGTASGTSGRSRLGVGLVQVPDVPRPDPRGMVQENPEVPERKRFCSRSDCGAPVGRSRGERTGRTEGFCTKCGHPYSFVPKLGTGDIVHGQYEVVGCLAHGGLGWVYLAVDRAVSDRWVVLKGLLDTGDQDAMAAAISERRFLAEIEHSNIVRIYNFVEHLDQRTGSLDGYIVMEYVGGKSLKEIANDRRTPAGKRDPLPVEQACAYGIEALEALGHLHSRNLLYCDFKVDNAIQTEDQLKLIDMGAVRRMDDDESAIYGTVGYQAPEVAEVGPSVASDLYTVARTLAVLTFDFQGYTNVFVDSLPDPDNIEVFRQYESFYRLLVRATDPDPARRFASAQEMAEQLTGVLREVVSLQTGRARPALSTLFGPELKVTDTELFGRLDGDVSRLGARAVPVRAKKRASANGTNGTPALPPSAPATLVKPVQPVATALALPVPRVDPGDPNAGFLAGLMASAPAELITALHAAPTGSLELRLRELRARLEMGELNSAAKAIEALEKDHPDDWRVVWYRGVAALATGEQEIAALSFDAIYDAFPGEPAPKLALGLCAEVLGQLDNAAEYYRLVWSTDPSYVSSAFGLARVQLAAGDRRAAVRTMESVPESSIHYTAARVAAVRARLRQRMAEELTAAAAAPFLDDLTAAAGQVEALDGYGLDAVRREQLSTEVLGSALDWVLSGSQGSAPASGGGHVLLGSALDERGLRFGLERSYRTLARLARGGEERIDLVERANRYRPRTWV